The genomic region TCACGATGGACTTTGACGCCTTGCGTTGCCAGCAAGTTAGCAAGCGCATCTCCCAAGGCTGCTTGGCGCCCATGGCCCACATGCAATGGGCCTGTGGGATTAGCAGAGACAAACTCAATCATAGCGCTGGAGACCGATGCTGCGCTGGGTGCAAGCTGCCCAAACTGCGATCCGGTTAGTAAAATCTCTTGCACAACAGCTGCCTTAGCGGATGGGCTCAAGCGAAAGTTAATAAATCCTGGGCCCGCAATTTCTGTAGAGGCAATCAGATCGGCGTAAGTTGGTTGTTGTTGTAAACGTTCAACCAAACTTTGAGCCAGTTCTTTTGGATTGAGCTTCCAGGCCTTAGAAATCTGGAGTGCAATATTGCAAGCAACATCTCCGTGATCAACGGCCTTAGGACGCTCTAAACGAGGCTGTGGGGCCTCGTCAAAGCCGCGCTCCAGCGCCAAACCTTGCAAGGCTGTCCTGAGCATCTCAATTAAATGATTTTTATGGGTTAACAACATAGATTATGGAGTTTATCAGGTGGTAAGCTATAGAAATGATCTATCAATTTCACTCTAAAGCAGGTGCAGACGTCATCATGCTGGCTGACTTAAGCCAAAGAATATTTGACCTTTTGGCTCGTCCACTAGAGGCAAGGGGGATTTTCACAACCGAGCAATTACCGGCCCTGATTACCGCCTTAGAAACAGCCATTCTTAAAGATCTCGAAGAGCGGGCCAAACATCATCAAGATGGTCCGGATAAGGCAAAGCTAGCCGATCGACTGGGTCAGCGCGCCTACCCTTTCTTAGAACTCATGAAACAAGCTCATGCTAAAGGCGAACCAGTAATGTGGGGCGTATAAACCTAGGCTGACCTAGGCCACCCCCACCATTAATCTATTGAGCTAGAAAGCTGGCGACGCACATCCTCAACTGTTTCACCGCGACGTTGAGCCATATCCTCAATTTGATCAGCAGAGATTTTGCCCACATTAAAGTAACGCGCATCTGGATGAGCTAAATAAAACCCACTCACACTAGAGGCTGGGTTCATAGCCATCGATTCTGTTAAGGTCATGCCAATATCTTCGGATCCAATCACACGCAACAAATCTTTTTTGACTTCATGCGCAGGGCAGGCTGGGTAACCAGGAGCGGGACGAATACCTCGGTACTCCTCATGGATCATCTGCTCATTCGTCAACAACTCATCCGTCGCATATCCCCAAAGATCGGTTCGAACGCGGTGATGCATGAGCTCTGCAAAAGCTTCCGCCAAGCGATCCGCTAATGCCTTCAACATAATGGCACTGTAATCATCATGCTTGGCCTGAAACTCAGCCACTTTCTTCTCAACGCCATGGCCTGTTGTGACTGCAAAACAACCCAAGTAATCTGCCACACCCGTATCTTTAGGCGCAACATAATCAGCTAATGAGCGATTAGGTCGACGCACACCATCAACCACTGGCCGCTCAGCTTGTTGACGCAAGTTATGCCAAACAAATAATGGGTGCTCACGCTTCTCATCACTGTATAAAACAATATCGTCACCAACAGTATTAGATGGATAGAACGCTACTACGGCATCGGCCTGAATCCACTGACCCTTAATCAATTTATCGAGCAAGGCCTTGGCATCCTCGAATACTTTGCTTGCCTCAATACCAACCACTTCATCTTCTAAGATTGCGGGAAACTTCCCTGCTAAATCCCAAGTCTGAAAGAAGGGCGTCCAGTCAATGTACTTGGCAATATCACTCAGAGCGAAATTCTTAAAGAGGCGGCGACCAATAAATTTGGGCCTCTCTGGAACATAAGTAGACCAGTCAATCAGCTCGCGATTTTTGCGAGCAGCTTCTAAAGAAATTGTGGGTGAGGCTTTTTTATTTGCATGCTGTTCACGAATACGGACATAGTCATCGCGCAATTCTTGAATAAATTTCTTAGCGCCTTCATCGGAGAGTAGGCTAGATGCGACTGATACAGAACGGGACGCATCGGGCACGTAGACCACAGGACCATCGTAATGGGGCGCAATCTTGACTGCAGTATGAACGCGTGATGTCGTAGCACCACCAATCATCAATGGAATTTGACGCTCGCGGAAATAGTCGTCACGCTGCATTTCTTGTGCGACATAGGTCATCTCTTCTAGCGAGGGTGTAATTAAACCTGACAAGCCTACGATATCTGCCTTCTCTTCCTTGGCACGCTTCAAGATTTCAGCACAAGGAACCATCACACCCATATTGGCTACTTCAAAGTTATTACATTGCAACACCACCGTCACAATATTCTTACCAATGTCATGGACATCGCCCTTAACAGTAGCCATCACAATTTTGCCTTTGGCTTTGGCTTCGCCACCAGCTGCAATATGCAAACGTTTTTCTTCTTCGATATAGGGAATCAATAAAGCCACAGCCTGTTTCATGACACGGGCACTCTTGACTACCTGCGGCAAAAACATCTTGCCCTCGCCGAATAAATCACCGACCACATTCATGCCGTCCATTAATGGGCCTTCAATCACTTCAATAGGTCTACCGCCTGAACCCATAATTTGCGCACGCAACTCTTCAGTATCTTCTTCGATAAATGTCGTGTTGCCATGGACTAGGGCGTGGGTTAAGCGTTCACGTACTGACGCTTCACGCCAAACCAGATTCTCTACCTGCTTAACACCACCACCTTTAAATTGATCAGCAATATCAAGTAACCGTTCTGTAGGTGTCTTGCCTTCTTTTTCCTTAAAACGATTAAGGACCACATCCTCAACCCGCTCTCGTAACTCTGGATCTAAATCAGCATACACCCCGAGTTGACCAGCATTCACGATGCCCATGTCCATGCCTGCTTGAATGGCGTGATACAAAAACACTGTGTGGATGGCTTCGCGAACACGATCGTTGCCACGGAAAGAGAAACTCACATTCGATACGCCACCGCTTATTTTGGCTGCAGGTAAGTTTTCTTTGATCCAACGCGTCGCATTAATAAAGTCAACAGCGTAGTTGTCATGCTCCTCAATACCGGTAGCAATCGCAAAAATATTGGGATCAAAAATAATATCTTCAGCAGGAAAATCGAGTTCGTTCACCAGCATCTCATAGGAGCGCTGACAAATTTCGGTCTTACGCTTAAAAGTATCAGCCTGCCCTAACTCATCAAAAGCCATCACGACAGTGGCAGCGCCATAACGACGAATGAGTTTGGCTTGTTTTCTGAAAGAATCTTCCCCTTCTTTGAGGGAAATAGAGTTCACAATCGGCTTGCCCTGAATACACTTCAAACCTGCCTCGATCACACTCCACTTAGATGAGTCAATCATGATAGGCACACGCGCAATATCTGGCTCAGAGGCAATCAAATTTAAGAAGCGCACCATCGCCGCCTCAGAATCCAACATTGCTTCATCCATATTGATGTCGATAATTCGGGCGCCACTCTCCACTTGCTGTCTTGCTACGGCCAATGCCTCATCAAATTGATTATTCAAAATCATGCGGGAGAATGCTTTTGAACCGGTGACGTTAGTTCGCTCACCGATATTGACGAAACCAACAATGGGGGTAACGTTATAAGACTCAAGCCCGGAGAGCTTCATCACTGGTAAGTTCGTCTGCTTTTCTTTATTACTCATGCGGACTCCTCCGCACTCTCGCGGTAGAAAGCACGAGGCCTGCGCTTAGCAACAGCCTCAGCTATTGCTCGAATGTGATCGGGCGTGGTACCGCAACAACCACCTACAAGATTGACTAAACCATCTTTAGCAAAACCATCTACTAAGCTCGAAGTAATGTCTGGGGTCTCATCAAAACCTGTATCACTCATCGGATTGGGTAATCCAGCATTCGGGTAGCAAGATACTGCAGTGTCACAAATACGAGCAAGCTCAGCAATGTAAGGGCGCATGAGGGCTGCGCCCAAGGCACAGTTCAAGCCAAAAGTAAGTGGCTTGATATGACGCAAACTATTCCAAAATGCTTCTACTGTTTGGCCTGAAAGAATACGGCCAGAGGCATCGGTTACCGTTCCTGAAATCATGACGGGTAGACGCTCGCCCGTCTCTTCAAAGAATTCATCGAGCGCAAATAACGCCGCCTTGGCATTGAGCGTATCAAAAATAGTTTCTACTAAAAATAAGTCAACACCACCAGCAAAAAGACCTTCAATCTGTTCTCGATAAGAAAGGCGCAGGGTATCAAAGGTCACATTGCGCGCGCCCGGATCGTTGACATCCGGAGAGATACTCGCCGTCTTCGGAGTAGGTCCGATTGCTCCTGCAGCAAAACGGGGCTTATCAGGGGTGCTATATTTTTCACAAGCGGCGCGCGCTAATCTAGCAGAGACTTCATTCATCTCCCGCGCCAAGCCCGCCATGTTGTAGTCTTCTTGCGCAACAGAAGTAGCACCAAAGGTATTGGTTTCAATAATGTCTGCGCCAGCATCTAAGTACTGCTCATGAATCTTGCTAATAATGTCGGGTTGCGTGAGCACCAACAGCTCATTGTTACCTTTAACGTCGCTTGGATGGGCTTCAAATCGCTTGTTAGCAGGCAGCCCACGATAATCTGCCTCAGACAGTTTGTACTGCTGAATCATCGTGCCCATAGCGCCATCCAAAATGAGGATGCGCTGCTTTAGAAGCTCTGGAAGTGCCTGACCGCGGGTATAAAGCAGGGATAAACCATTAGATTGCATTGAATGACCGGGATTAATCTCTAGAATCTCTTATTCTATTGGTAAACGCCACTTTTATCTTACCCGGAGCCTCTATGTTTGGAACTATCCCAGAATTCAATCAAAGCCTTGAAATGCTGAAAACCATGTGGGGCCAAGCTGCGCCCGGGCAGGCTGGTCAATTCCCCTTCAGTAGTGATGGTTCGAAGGGCGCAGGGGGCTTTGGCTCAGCCTTTCCAGGCATCGATACCGATGAGCTAGAAAAGCGCATCAAAGACCTTAAAAGTGTCGAAAATTGGCTCAATCTCAATCTGAATGTCTTGAAATCCACTATTCAAGGCTTAGAGGTACAGCATGCCACTATGATGGCGCTCAAGTCCTTTGGTGATGCGGTTTCTGCTACAGCTGCAGCCGCTACAGGAAGCAGTTCGGCATCCGAAACTAAAGCAAGCTCTGCAAGCAAGTCGCCTAAGCCACGGAAAACCGCAACACGCCGTCCTCGCAAAGCTGGCGACGCAACACACCTCGACGAAGTAGGTAGTTAAGGTGGGCAATGGCCTCGCCCATCGCAAATGTCATCTGGTGAATATCTAATTCTCGTTTGAATAACACGGGAATAATGTCGCGCGCAGTGGCTGGCTTTTGACATGCGCTGATGGTTTCTGCCAGACGATCATCGTGATGCGCTTTTAATTGCGCCACCCGTAACTTCATTCCTGTAAATGGTTTGCCATGAGACGGTAGTACCAGAGTGTCATCCGGCAAAGGTAAATAGCGATCAAGCGAGCTGAGATACAGGCCCAAAGGATCAGCGTCGGGGTCGGCATCATAGACACTGACATTGGTAGAGATGCGGGGCAAGAGCATATCCCCAGCAATCAAGACTCCGAGTGCTCGACAAAATAAAGAAGCATGTTCCGGCGCATGGCCAAAGCCCATGATGACTTGCCACTCATGACCACCAATCAAAATCATTTCACCTTCAATGATGCGACGATACTGACGTGGAACACCAGGCACCATATTGCTATAGTAATTAGAACGTCCTCGAATTTTTTCCAAATCTTCAGGGGCATTCAATCCATGCTTTTGAAAATGGTCTGCAGAACCGCCGCCACCTGCTCGTGCACCTACTGCAGCACCGCCTTCTTTGTGACTCAACCATTGGGCCGTTAAATAATCCGTCATGGAGATCCATAAAGGTACTTGCCATTTCTCACATAACCACTGGGCCAGGCCAATATGGTCTGGATGCATATGCGTGACAATGACTCTCAATACTGGCAAACCCCCAAGCTCATTGGTAAAAATCTGCTCCCAAGATGCTTTAGTTTCATCATTGGCAATCCCGCAATCTACAATTGTCCAACCCTCAACACCCTCAAAGACATCTCGCAAAAGCCATAAATTAATGTGGTCTAAAGCAAAGGGCAGCCGCATACGCAACCACCGTACACCCGGCGCAAGCTCAAGCGTGCTACCCACATCCGGCAAAGCATCTGCTAGGGGATAATGAAGAGTCTCTGTTTTAGTTGCATGATGGGCTGTGCTAGATGGATCTGATTTTTTCATGGTCTGAAGTAAGTTGATTTCTTTTAATATACTTTTTTAATTGCTGGAAAAACTGTGTCTACTGTTCCATCGCCATGCGTTAACTGGTGCGATATCAACCCAGAAAATGGGTACTGTCGCGGCTGCTATCGCACCCTCACTGAAATTGCTAAATGGTCTGCACTCTCTGATCCTGAAAAGCGGAAGGTCTGCGCCAATTTAGAAACACGCAAACCTCCAGGAGATCTTTAAGCTTATCGGTTGACATCCACAATTAAGCGGCCGCGAACATTTCCGGCCATCAACTCAGCAGCATACTTTACCGAATCTTCTAAACTAATTTCGTGAGAGATCTCCTCTAAAGTCTTGAGATCTACGAGCTTACTCAGTTGCTCATAAGCAGCTATTCGTTTAGCGCGGGGCACAGTCACACTATTAATGCCATATAAGGTTACGCCGCGCAAAATAAATGGGGCAACACTCGATGGAAAATCCATACCCTGAGCCAGACCACAAGCAGCAACTGCACCGTCACTCTTAGTTTGCGCGCAGGCATTCGCTAAAGTATGACTACCAACACTATCAACCACTGCAGCCCAGCGCTCTTTAGCCAATGGCTTTCCGGGAGCAGACAATACAGCGCGATCGATCACTTCAGCAGCCCCTAATTTCTTCAAGTAATCTGCCTCTGCCATCCGACCTGTACTCGCAATCACGGTAAAGCCTAACTGGCTCAATAGCGTAATGGCAAAGCTACCGACCCCGCCCGCCGCACCCGTTACTAGCACCTCGCCATCACTGGGTTTTAGACCATGTTTTTGTAATGCCATGACGCACAGCATGGCCGTATAGCCTGCTGTTCCGATCGCTAAGGCTTGCTTTGCAGTGAAGCCCTGAGGCAAAGGTATTAGCCATTCCGCTTTCACACGTGCCTGCTGAGCCAAGCCACCCCAATGCCCTTCACCAACACCCCAGCCATTCAAGAGCACCATATCGCCCACCTTAAAGTCAGGGCTACTGCTTTCTAGAACTTGACCTGCAAAATCAATCCCCGGCACCATTGGGAAGCTACGCACTACAGGACCCTTACCCGTAATAGCCAGTCCATCCTTGTAATTCAATGTGGAGTACAGGACTTTTACTTTGACATCTCCTGCTGGCAGGCTCGACTCGTCTATATCAGAGAGCTCAGCCCGATAGCCTTGATCATCCTTATTTACCAAAATCCCTCTAAACATGTCTCTTCCTTTTAAATACGCTGTTTTCTCCACAGCAAATGGGTAATAGGTTTATCCTAACGAGCATTGCTGATTATGGAGGTTTCCATGAAAAAAATTCTACTATTAACTACGATATCTGGCTTAACTTTGATTGGGTGCTCCTCAAGCCAAATTAATATGTCTATGGGCAATATGCGCTTAATCAGCTCTAGCGCTGCACCTCAAGAGGTGATGAACTTTGCCAATACTGCCTGTATGAACGATTTTTATCAGGGGGCAAGCTTTCTGTCTAAGGCGGGCACTGAATACCGCTTTAAATGTGTGAAAGCAGAAGAGAATGAAATCTTGACACCGATTCCTGGCACTTCAATTCCAGTTGCAGTGACTGGAAATAAATAACTCTATCTATCATTGAATATGACGCCATTTAA from Polynucleobacter antarcticus harbors:
- a CDS encoding DUF1289 domain-containing protein yields the protein MSTVPSPCVNWCDINPENGYCRGCYRTLTEIAKWSALSDPEKRKVCANLETRKPPGDL
- a CDS encoding PhaM family polyhydroxyalkanoate granule multifunctional regulatory protein; protein product: MFGTIPEFNQSLEMLKTMWGQAAPGQAGQFPFSSDGSKGAGGFGSAFPGIDTDELEKRIKDLKSVENWLNLNLNVLKSTIQGLEVQHATMMALKSFGDAVSATAAAATGSSSASETKASSASKSPKPRKTATRRPRKAGDATHLDEVGS
- the metH gene encoding methionine synthase is translated as MSNKEKQTNLPVMKLSGLESYNVTPIVGFVNIGERTNVTGSKAFSRMILNNQFDEALAVARQQVESGARIIDINMDEAMLDSEAAMVRFLNLIASEPDIARVPIMIDSSKWSVIEAGLKCIQGKPIVNSISLKEGEDSFRKQAKLIRRYGAATVVMAFDELGQADTFKRKTEICQRSYEMLVNELDFPAEDIIFDPNIFAIATGIEEHDNYAVDFINATRWIKENLPAAKISGGVSNVSFSFRGNDRVREAIHTVFLYHAIQAGMDMGIVNAGQLGVYADLDPELRERVEDVVLNRFKEKEGKTPTERLLDIADQFKGGGVKQVENLVWREASVRERLTHALVHGNTTFIEEDTEELRAQIMGSGGRPIEVIEGPLMDGMNVVGDLFGEGKMFLPQVVKSARVMKQAVALLIPYIEEEKRLHIAAGGEAKAKGKIVMATVKGDVHDIGKNIVTVVLQCNNFEVANMGVMVPCAEILKRAKEEKADIVGLSGLITPSLEEMTYVAQEMQRDDYFRERQIPLMIGGATTSRVHTAVKIAPHYDGPVVYVPDASRSVSVASSLLSDEGAKKFIQELRDDYVRIREQHANKKASPTISLEAARKNRELIDWSTYVPERPKFIGRRLFKNFALSDIAKYIDWTPFFQTWDLAGKFPAILEDEVVGIEASKVFEDAKALLDKLIKGQWIQADAVVAFYPSNTVGDDIVLYSDEKREHPLFVWHNLRQQAERPVVDGVRRPNRSLADYVAPKDTGVADYLGCFAVTTGHGVEKKVAEFQAKHDDYSAIMLKALADRLAEAFAELMHHRVRTDLWGYATDELLTNEQMIHEEYRGIRPAPGYPACPAHEVKKDLLRVIGSEDIGMTLTESMAMNPASSVSGFYLAHPDARYFNVGKISADQIEDMAQRRGETVEDVRRQLSSSID
- a CDS encoding homocysteine S-methyltransferase family protein; the encoded protein is MQSNGLSLLYTRGQALPELLKQRILILDGAMGTMIQQYKLSEADYRGLPANKRFEAHPSDVKGNNELLVLTQPDIISKIHEQYLDAGADIIETNTFGATSVAQEDYNMAGLAREMNEVSARLARAACEKYSTPDKPRFAAGAIGPTPKTASISPDVNDPGARNVTFDTLRLSYREQIEGLFAGGVDLFLVETIFDTLNAKAALFALDEFFEETGERLPVMISGTVTDASGRILSGQTVEAFWNSLRHIKPLTFGLNCALGAALMRPYIAELARICDTAVSCYPNAGLPNPMSDTGFDETPDITSSLVDGFAKDGLVNLVGGCCGTTPDHIRAIAEAVAKRRPRAFYRESAEESA
- a CDS encoding DUF1840 domain-containing protein, whose amino-acid sequence is MIYQFHSKAGADVIMLADLSQRIFDLLARPLEARGIFTTEQLPALITALETAILKDLEERAKHHQDGPDKAKLADRLGQRAYPFLELMKQAHAKGEPVMWGV
- the acuI gene encoding acrylyl-CoA reductase (NADPH); protein product: MFRGILVNKDDQGYRAELSDIDESSLPAGDVKVKVLYSTLNYKDGLAITGKGPVVRSFPMVPGIDFAGQVLESSSPDFKVGDMVLLNGWGVGEGHWGGLAQQARVKAEWLIPLPQGFTAKQALAIGTAGYTAMLCVMALQKHGLKPSDGEVLVTGAAGGVGSFAITLLSQLGFTVIASTGRMAEADYLKKLGAAEVIDRAVLSAPGKPLAKERWAAVVDSVGSHTLANACAQTKSDGAVAACGLAQGMDFPSSVAPFILRGVTLYGINSVTVPRAKRIAAYEQLSKLVDLKTLEEISHEISLEDSVKYAAELMAGNVRGRLIVDVNR
- a CDS encoding MBL fold metallo-hydrolase, producing MKKSDPSSTAHHATKTETLHYPLADALPDVGSTLELAPGVRWLRMRLPFALDHINLWLLRDVFEGVEGWTIVDCGIANDETKASWEQIFTNELGGLPVLRVIVTHMHPDHIGLAQWLCEKWQVPLWISMTDYLTAQWLSHKEGGAAVGARAGGGGSADHFQKHGLNAPEDLEKIRGRSNYYSNMVPGVPRQYRRIIEGEMILIGGHEWQVIMGFGHAPEHASLFCRALGVLIAGDMLLPRISTNVSVYDADPDADPLGLYLSSLDRYLPLPDDTLVLPSHGKPFTGMKLRVAQLKAHHDDRLAETISACQKPATARDIIPVLFKRELDIHQMTFAMGEAIAHLNYLLRRGVLRRQLCEDGVLRFSVA